From Flavobacterium alkalisoli, the proteins below share one genomic window:
- a CDS encoding HesB/IscA family protein — protein sequence MIKVSDTARKKVVSLMEDDGFDAATDYVRVGVKSGGCSGLSYDLKFDKALGENDKVFEDNNIKIAVDKKSFLYLAGTILEYSGGLNGKGFVFNNPNASRTCGCGESFSL from the coding sequence ATGATAAAAGTTTCTGACACAGCAAGAAAGAAAGTCGTAAGCCTGATGGAGGACGACGGATTTGATGCTGCTACCGACTATGTTAGGGTAGGGGTTAAAAGTGGCGGATGCTCAGGGTTGTCATACGATTTGAAATTTGACAAAGCGCTGGGAGAAAATGACAAAGTGTTTGAGGACAACAATATAAAAATAGCCGTTGATAAAAAAAGCTTCCTGTATTTAGCAGGTACAATCCTGGAATATTCAGGAGGATTAAACGGTAAAGGATTTGTATTTAATAACCCAAATGCAAGCAGAACCTGCGGTTGCGGGGAAAGTTTTTCACTTTAA
- the sufB gene encoding Fe-S cluster assembly protein SufB: MSKYTEEELKIELENKEYEYGFYTDIESDTFPNGLNEDIIRALSKKKEEPEWMTEWRLEAFRAWEQMVEPEWANVHYEKPNFQAISYYSAPLKKPKYDSLDEVDPELLDTFKKLGISIDEQKKLAGVAVDIVMDSVSVATTFKKTLAEKGIIFCSISEAIKEHPELVKKYLGTVVPQKDNFYAALNSAVFSDGSFCYIPKGVRCPMELSTYFRINQAGTGQFERTLVVADEGSYVSYLEGCTAPSRDENQLHAAVVELIALDDAEIKYSTVQNWFPGNKEGKGGVYNFVTKRGLCEKNAKISWTQVETGSAVTWKYPSCVLKGDNSVGEFYSIAVTNNYQQADTGTKMIHLGKNTKSTIISKGISAGKSQNSYRGLVQIGARAENARNFSQCDSLLMGNSCGAHTFPYIESKNTTAKIEHEATTSKIGEDQVFYCNQRGIPTEKAIALIVNGFSKEVLNKLPMEFAVEAQKLLEISLEGSVG, from the coding sequence ATGAGTAAGTACACAGAAGAAGAATTAAAAATCGAACTCGAGAATAAAGAATACGAGTACGGTTTTTATACCGATATTGAGTCAGATACGTTTCCTAACGGGTTAAACGAGGATATTATTCGTGCCCTTTCTAAAAAGAAAGAAGAGCCGGAATGGATGACTGAGTGGCGCCTTGAAGCCTTTAGGGCATGGGAACAAATGGTAGAGCCGGAATGGGCTAATGTACATTATGAAAAACCCAATTTTCAGGCAATTTCATATTACTCTGCACCATTAAAAAAACCTAAATATGATAGCCTTGATGAGGTAGATCCTGAGCTTTTAGATACATTTAAAAAGCTGGGAATCTCTATAGACGAACAGAAAAAACTGGCAGGTGTAGCTGTAGATATCGTTATGGACTCTGTTTCTGTAGCGACTACCTTCAAGAAAACACTGGCAGAAAAAGGAATTATTTTCTGTTCAATTTCTGAGGCGATTAAAGAACACCCTGAACTTGTTAAAAAGTACTTAGGGACTGTGGTGCCGCAAAAAGACAATTTTTATGCAGCACTTAACTCGGCCGTTTTCTCAGACGGGTCTTTCTGTTATATACCTAAGGGAGTTCGTTGCCCAATGGAGTTATCAACTTACTTCAGGATTAATCAGGCAGGAACAGGACAGTTTGAGCGTACGCTTGTAGTGGCTGATGAAGGTAGTTATGTTAGTTACCTTGAAGGCTGTACAGCGCCATCACGTGATGAGAACCAGCTGCATGCTGCAGTTGTAGAGCTTATTGCACTTGATGATGCCGAGATTAAATATTCTACTGTACAAAACTGGTTCCCTGGTAACAAAGAGGGTAAAGGTGGAGTGTACAACTTTGTAACTAAGCGCGGACTTTGTGAAAAGAACGCAAAAATATCATGGACACAGGTTGAAACAGGATCTGCTGTTACATGGAAATACCCTAGTTGTGTGCTTAAGGGAGATAATTCGGTAGGGGAGTTTTACTCTATTGCCGTTACCAATAATTACCAACAGGCAGATACGGGTACAAAAATGATCCACTTAGGGAAAAATACTAAGAGTACTATTATTTCTAAAGGTATTTCGGCAGGTAAGTCGCAAAACAGTTACCGTGGTTTAGTTCAGATTGGTGCAAGGGCAGAAAATGCCAGGAACTTCTCTCAATGTGACTCATTACTAATGGGTAACAGCTGCGGGGCACATACCTTCCCTTACATAGAGTCTAAAAATACAACAGCTAAAATAGAGCACGAGGCGACAACAAGTAAAATTGGTGAAGACCAGGTGTTTTACTGTAACCAAAGGGGTATTCCTACAGAGAAGGCTATTGCTCTTATCGTAAACGGTTTCAGTAAAGAAGTATTAAACAAGCTTCCTATGGAGTTTGCTGTAGAGGCTCAAAAATTATTAGAAATAAGCCTTGAGGGGTCAGTAGGTTAA
- the sufC gene encoding Fe-S cluster assembly ATPase SufC, whose product MLSIKNLHASVEDKEILRGINLEVKAGEVHAIMGPNGSGKSTLSSVIAGKEEYEVTDGEIFLEGEDIGELAPEERAHKGVFLSFQYPVEIPGVSVTNFMKTAINESRKAKGLEEMPANEMLKLIREKSELLEIDRKFLSRSLNEGFSGGEKKRNEIFQMAMLEPKLAILDETDSGLDIDALRIVANGVNKLRSKDNAVVVITHYQRLLDYIVPDYVHVLYNGKIVKSGGKELAYELEEKGYDWIKSEN is encoded by the coding sequence ATGTTATCAATTAAGAATTTACACGCAAGTGTTGAAGATAAAGAGATTTTAAGAGGAATAAACCTTGAAGTAAAAGCGGGAGAGGTACATGCTATAATGGGACCTAACGGTTCCGGTAAGAGTACACTTTCATCTGTAATTGCAGGTAAAGAGGAGTATGAAGTTACCGATGGTGAGATTTTTCTTGAAGGTGAAGATATAGGTGAGCTTGCACCGGAAGAAAGAGCACACAAAGGTGTTTTCCTTTCTTTCCAGTATCCTGTAGAAATACCGGGAGTTTCGGTTACTAACTTTATGAAAACGGCAATTAACGAAAGCCGTAAGGCTAAAGGCCTTGAGGAAATGCCGGCTAATGAAATGCTTAAGCTTATCCGTGAAAAATCGGAACTTTTAGAAATAGACAGGAAGTTTTTATCACGTTCGTTAAACGAAGGTTTTTCGGGTGGTGAGAAAAAACGTAATGAAATATTCCAGATGGCTATGCTTGAGCCAAAACTGGCCATTCTTGACGAAACCGATTCAGGACTTGATATCGATGCGCTTCGTATTGTTGCAAACGGGGTTAACAAACTTCGCAGTAAAGACAACGCTGTAGTTGTTATTACGCACTACCAGAGGCTTCTTGATTATATCGTGCCAGATTATGTACATGTTCTTTACAATGGTAAGATCGTAAAATCAGGAGGTAAAGAGCTTGCATACGAGCTTGAAGAAAAAGGTTACGACTGGATTAAATCTGAAAATTAA
- the sufD gene encoding Fe-S cluster assembly protein SufD: protein MDLKEKLLSSFMAFEERVDVTADLHNIRTEAIKNFENKGFPSKKEEAWKYTSLNAVLKNDFSVFPKKENALSYAEVKKYFLHEIDTYKIVFIDGIFSSFLSSTTHDGLDVCLMSSALTKPKYKEVIDTYFNKIAKKDDSLTSLNTAFAHEGAFINIPKNKIADKPIEIISFSTGNEAALMVQPRNLIVVGKNAQVHIIERHQSLNSNPVLTNAVTEIFAHENANVDYYKIQNDVQTANLIDNTYISQKRDSNASVHTFSFGGNITRNNLNFFHEGENIDSTLKGITIIGDKQHVDHYTLVHHAQPNCESHQNYKGIFDGSSTGVFNGKIYVEKEAQKTDAFQQNNNVLLSDKATINAKPQLEIFADDVKCSHGCTIGQLDDDAMFYMQSRGIPQKEAKALLMYAFSNEVIESIKIPELKNRINKIIAMKLGVSMGFDL, encoded by the coding sequence ATGGATTTGAAAGAGAAATTATTATCTTCTTTTATGGCTTTTGAAGAGCGTGTTGATGTAACAGCAGATTTACATAACATACGTACCGAAGCGATAAAGAATTTTGAAAATAAGGGATTCCCCAGCAAAAAGGAAGAGGCCTGGAAATATACATCGTTAAACGCGGTGCTAAAAAATGACTTTAGTGTTTTCCCTAAAAAGGAAAATGCATTGAGTTATGCTGAGGTTAAAAAGTATTTCCTGCATGAAATAGATACCTATAAAATTGTTTTTATAGACGGTATATTTAGTTCTTTCCTGTCTTCCACAACACACGACGGGCTGGATGTTTGCTTAATGTCTTCGGCACTTACAAAGCCTAAGTACAAGGAAGTAATAGATACTTATTTTAATAAGATCGCAAAGAAAGACGATAGCCTTACATCACTTAATACGGCTTTTGCTCATGAAGGGGCGTTTATTAATATCCCTAAGAACAAGATTGCTGATAAACCGATAGAGATAATCAGTTTTTCTACAGGAAATGAGGCAGCACTTATGGTACAGCCACGTAACCTGATCGTTGTAGGTAAAAATGCTCAGGTACACATTATTGAAAGACACCAGAGCTTAAACAGCAACCCTGTTCTTACAAATGCGGTTACTGAGATATTTGCTCATGAAAACGCTAATGTAGATTACTATAAGATTCAAAATGACGTTCAAACGGCAAACCTTATAGATAATACTTATATCTCTCAAAAGAGAGACAGTAATGCCAGTGTACATACCTTCTCTTTTGGTGGAAATATTACACGTAACAACCTAAACTTCTTCCACGAAGGGGAAAATATAGACAGTACCCTAAAAGGAATCACAATCATAGGTGATAAACAGCATGTAGATCATTACACGCTTGTACACCATGCTCAACCAAATTGTGAGAGCCACCAAAACTATAAAGGTATTTTTGACGGAAGCTCTACAGGTGTGTTTAATGGTAAGATCTATGTTGAGAAAGAAGCACAAAAAACTGATGCTTTCCAACAGAATAATAACGTCCTATTAAGCGATAAGGCTACCATAAATGCTAAACCACAGCTTGAGATTTTTGCAGATGATGTTAAATGTTCTCACGGTTGTACAATCGGTCAGTTGGATGATGATGCCATGTTCTACATGCAGTCAAGAGGTATTCCTCAAAAAGAAGCAAAAGCATTATTAATGTATGCTTTTTCTAACGAAGTTATTGAAAGCATTAAAATACCTGAGCTTAAGAACAGGATCAACAAAATTATAGCAATGAAACTAGGCGTTAGTATGGGGTTTGACCTGTAA
- a CDS encoding TonB-dependent receptor plug domain-containing protein, with the protein MQPSRIALLFLLLHIKLSAQEQQRDSVNINSDLNEVVVTGQFEPQSLKKSVQNVRVITRRDIDQLAANNLGDVLNQYVNITVRPSGTDGRSTVSMFGLDGLYFKILIDNVPIANEAGLGNNIDLSQINLNDVERIEIIEGSMGVTHGANAVSGILNIITKKSSKNKWEISATLQEETVGNEYATFDEGRHIQALQVSHTLTDNWFVSLNANRNDFQGYLGDRKGMDYAVNDDMRGYNWLPKEQLMTNALLSYRRNEFRFFYRFEMMDENIDYYNSEVETLFNAELGSYRASQDKRYFTDRFYHHLNATGKLFSGLAYNVSVSHQKQQRDVESFLYRVWQDQEVNNTTETDQSMEVLYSTGTLSNFFESETVKLQLGYELVNNNGFSVVQEADNVYVGIRERLENYDVFASSEVNVNRNFSLRPGFRYSFQSRFDNQYAASLGFRQLFKNDYQLRGAIGKSFRTPTFEELYTKMIFSGHYFTGNENLIPETSTSYEVSVKKNSYFDSGLMLSNNVIVSFMDIKDRISTAFTGYTPDNVPMYESINVSKYNMWNVSTTNQLQYNNLTFSLGTTLAGISQKLDNGDFQSDDKYLYTLNLNSSISYRVPKWKTTFSAYYKYNGKTQDYTASENEYVLTSVAATNWLDASIIKSFYNNRCDVTLGARNLLDITNVTRTGINQTGSHAASNNVMLAYGRSYYIKLMYNLNF; encoded by the coding sequence ATGCAACCCAGCCGTATCGCACTACTCTTTTTATTGCTACATATAAAACTATCTGCACAGGAACAACAAAGAGATTCCGTTAATATCAATTCTGATTTAAATGAAGTTGTTGTTACCGGTCAGTTTGAGCCACAGTCCTTAAAAAAATCAGTGCAGAATGTAAGGGTAATTACACGAAGGGATATCGATCAGCTGGCCGCTAATAATCTTGGTGATGTATTAAACCAGTATGTAAACATAACGGTGCGCCCCAGTGGCACCGATGGCCGTTCAACCGTTAGCATGTTTGGACTTGACGGACTTTACTTCAAAATTCTTATAGATAATGTACCGATAGCTAATGAAGCCGGATTAGGTAATAATATCGACTTATCTCAAATAAACCTTAATGATGTAGAGCGTATAGAAATTATAGAAGGCTCTATGGGGGTAACACACGGTGCTAATGCCGTTAGCGGTATCCTTAACATCATTACCAAAAAATCATCTAAAAATAAGTGGGAGATATCAGCAACACTTCAGGAAGAAACCGTTGGAAACGAATACGCCACTTTTGATGAGGGAAGGCACATACAGGCACTTCAGGTATCGCATACCTTAACAGACAACTGGTTTGTATCACTTAATGCCAACCGAAACGATTTTCAGGGTTATCTGGGAGATAGGAAAGGAATGGATTATGCAGTTAACGATGACATGAGGGGCTATAACTGGCTGCCAAAGGAACAGCTGATGACCAATGCACTGCTAAGCTACAGGAGAAACGAGTTCAGGTTCTTTTATCGCTTTGAGATGATGGATGAGAACATTGACTACTATAACAGCGAAGTGGAAACACTTTTTAATGCTGAATTAGGTTCTTACAGGGCATCGCAGGACAAACGTTATTTTACCGACAGATTTTACCATCATTTAAACGCCACAGGAAAGCTTTTTTCCGGATTAGCATATAATGTGTCGGTTTCTCATCAAAAGCAGCAGAGAGACGTTGAGAGCTTCTTATATCGTGTATGGCAGGATCAGGAAGTAAACAATACAACTGAAACCGACCAGTCTATGGAGGTTTTATATTCTACAGGGACTTTAAGTAATTTCTTTGAAAGTGAAACAGTCAAGTTACAACTGGGCTATGAATTAGTGAACAACAACGGTTTTTCTGTAGTTCAGGAGGCAGACAATGTATATGTAGGGATAAGGGAACGACTTGAGAATTATGATGTTTTTGCTTCATCGGAAGTAAATGTAAACAGAAACTTTTCCCTTCGCCCGGGATTCCGTTACTCGTTCCAGTCCCGTTTTGATAACCAGTACGCCGCTTCTTTAGGCTTCAGGCAGCTGTTTAAAAACGATTATCAGTTAAGGGGGGCAATAGGCAAATCGTTCCGTACACCAACCTTTGAAGAGCTTTATACCAAGATGATATTTTCAGGGCATTACTTTACCGGTAATGAAAACCTGATACCCGAAACAAGCACCTCTTATGAGGTTAGCGTTAAAAAGAACAGCTACTTTGATTCAGGATTGATGCTTTCTAACAATGTTATTGTAAGCTTTATGGATATAAAAGACAGGATAAGCACGGCTTTTACGGGCTACACGCCGGATAATGTGCCTATGTATGAGTCCATTAATGTAAGCAAATACAATATGTGGAATGTTTCAACCACAAACCAATTGCAGTATAATAATCTTACATTCTCATTAGGAACAACACTGGCAGGAATATCGCAAAAGTTGGATAACGGCGATTTTCAGAGTGATGACAAGTACCTGTATACACTTAACCTTAACAGCAGTATTTCCTATAGGGTGCCAAAATGGAAAACCACTTTTTCCGCCTACTACAAGTATAACGGCAAAACACAGGACTACACCGCTTCAGAAAACGAATATGTGCTTACCAGCGTAGCCGCAACAAACTGGCTGGATGCTTCGATAATAAAATCATTTTATAATAACAGGTGTGATGTAACCCTTGGGGCAAGAAACCTGCTTGATATAACCAATGTAACCCGTACGGGAATTAACCAAACCGGCAGCCACGCTGCCTCAAACAATGTAATGCTTGCTTATGGCAGGTCTTATTATATAAAACTTATGTACAATCTTAATTTTTAA
- a CDS encoding HmuY family protein, with protein sequence MKKSILILAAAVGFLASCSSDDSITTDPITGGAAEGSIVQPNIGGPNEPNQVYVDLSTGESTAVVRTSWDLGFYSGADFRVILNGSVKMAAKKLETTNIDEVQEADPTVTVSYATDATLGYVDNPTGILTGNGGGEGTAIAEISATDSENYVYLVNMGYGLSNTIPSTGSASVDGDPRGWMKIRVLRSGNDYKLQYAELDATTHEEVTIAKNGEYNFTFFSMVNNTQTLVEPKKGDWDLNFTTFTNYYPYNDITVLYPFADYTLLNVKGGTRAYEIITEEAEGGEAGYNAFTLAQVDSAQFEASAADHRFVTWRTEAGPNATMTVKTDRFFVIKDADGNFYKVLFRALKNDLGERGYPVFEYKLLQ encoded by the coding sequence ATGAAAAAAAGCATATTAATCCTTGCCGCAGCAGTTGGCTTTTTAGCTTCCTGCTCAAGTGACGACAGTATTACTACTGACCCTATTACGGGCGGCGCTGCCGAAGGAAGCATAGTACAACCAAATATTGGTGGTCCTAATGAGCCCAATCAGGTTTATGTAGATCTTAGTACAGGAGAGTCTACGGCAGTTGTAAGAACATCGTGGGATCTTGGGTTTTATTCGGGAGCCGATTTTAGGGTAATCCTTAACGGATCGGTTAAAATGGCTGCTAAAAAACTGGAAACAACCAACATTGATGAGGTTCAGGAAGCAGATCCTACAGTAACAGTAAGCTATGCTACCGATGCAACCTTAGGTTATGTGGATAACCCAACAGGAATTCTTACCGGTAACGGTGGGGGAGAGGGTACTGCTATAGCAGAAATTTCAGCAACCGATAGCGAAAACTATGTTTATCTTGTAAATATGGGCTACGGACTTTCAAACACTATACCTTCAACAGGAAGTGCGAGTGTAGATGGTGACCCGCGTGGCTGGATGAAAATTCGTGTATTGAGAAGCGGTAACGACTATAAACTTCAGTATGCAGAACTGGACGCTACAACACACGAAGAAGTAACTATAGCTAAAAACGGCGAGTATAATTTTACTTTTTTCAGTATGGTGAATAATACTCAAACTTTAGTAGAACCTAAAAAGGGAGACTGGGATTTAAACTTTACAACTTTTACCAACTATTACCCATATAACGATATAACTGTTTTATACCCATTTGCCGATTATACTTTACTTAACGTTAAAGGTGGTACAAGAGCTTATGAGATTATTACAGAGGAGGCCGAAGGAGGAGAGGCAGGCTATAATGCCTTTACTCTTGCTCAGGTAGACTCTGCACAATTTGAGGCTTCAGCTGCAGATCACAGGTTTGTGACCTGGAGGACAGAAGCAGGGCCAAATGCTACCATGACTGTTAAGACAGATCGCTTTTTTGTAATTAAAGATGCAGATGGTAATTTTTACAAAGTATTATTCAGGGCTCTTAAAAACGATTTAGGAGAAAGAGGTTACCCTGTATTTGAATACAAACTTTTGCAATAA
- a CDS encoding leucine-rich repeat domain-containing protein has protein sequence MKNFYTLPLLFVSAFTFSQNIEFNDPNFKETLLNITAEPENSYAKDINDNYITIDANEDNEIQMSEALEVAELFLNGMPYDINDLQGIEHFTNIKTLSAYNLLITSLDLTSLTSLESLACSNMPLSTLNITGISGLSFLNCSNTSLQSIDFTGVTNLKELICNEIPTLNILSFSMIDSIEKLTLNDNYLTSIELSSLVNLERLEIKNNSLTTLDLSSLSALVYLNCSNNNLSSLDFQNNINLKFLDCNINDLTELNLEQSTLLETIYCSNNELISLSVSGLNNLSLLHCEENNLVSLDCSGLESLFTLNCQQNNLTSLNVDNCNSINLLNCSLNELTTLSLATTPGIDALNVANNNLESLYLKNNSINANINLPGNPDLLYICADAEEIDYILNNSFLNEGCIVTSECSLGTSQFDLNKAIGLYPNPAGNDLNFNTHNVIIDNVEIYNLMGQLILKRDLKNTYSVDISNLLTGSYLIKINTDTGFITRKFIKM, from the coding sequence ATGAAGAATTTTTACACCTTGCCATTGTTATTTGTATCGGCTTTTACTTTTTCACAAAACATTGAGTTTAACGACCCAAATTTTAAAGAAACCCTTTTAAATATAACTGCTGAACCCGAAAACTCTTATGCCAAAGACATAAATGACAATTATATTACCATAGATGCTAATGAAGACAACGAAATACAAATGTCTGAAGCCTTAGAAGTTGCTGAGCTTTTTCTTAATGGCATGCCATATGATATAAATGATTTACAGGGTATTGAGCATTTCACAAACATAAAAACCCTTTCTGCATATAATCTTTTAATAACTTCTTTAGACCTCACTTCTTTAACTTCACTTGAAAGTTTAGCTTGTTCTAATATGCCTTTATCGACTCTTAATATAACAGGAATATCCGGGCTTTCATTTTTAAACTGTAGCAATACATCTTTACAATCAATAGATTTTACAGGGGTTACAAACCTTAAAGAGCTAATATGTAATGAAATCCCAACGCTAAACATCCTTAGCTTTTCAATGATTGATAGCATAGAAAAACTTACCTTAAATGATAATTATTTAACTTCTATTGAGTTATCAAGCCTTGTTAATCTTGAAAGACTGGAAATTAAAAATAATTCATTAACGACCTTAGATTTATCTTCATTATCTGCCTTGGTATATTTAAACTGTTCAAATAATAATCTAAGTTCTCTTGATTTTCAAAACAACATAAACTTAAAATTTTTAGACTGTAACATAAATGACTTAACTGAACTTAATTTAGAGCAATCAACATTGCTTGAAACTATTTATTGTTCTAATAATGAATTAATTTCTTTAAGTGTCTCTGGGCTAAATAACCTTTCGCTTTTACACTGCGAAGAAAACAACTTAGTTTCGTTAGACTGTTCTGGTCTAGAAAGCCTGTTCACTTTAAATTGCCAACAAAATAACCTCACTTCATTAAATGTGGATAATTGTAATTCTATAAATTTGCTTAACTGTAGTTTAAATGAATTAACAACTTTAAGTCTGGCAACTACTCCCGGCATTGATGCATTAAATGTTGCTAATAACAATCTTGAATCTCTTTATTTAAAAAACAACAGTATCAATGCTAATATAAATCTTCCTGGTAACCCTGACCTTTTATATATATGCGCAGATGCTGAAGAAATTGATTATATTTTAAATAATAGCTTTTTAAATGAAGGCTGTATTGTTACATCTGAGTGTTCATTAGGCACATCTCAATTTGATTTGAACAAAGCAATAGGCCTTTATCCAAACCCAGCCGGTAATGACTTAAATTTTAACACTCATAATGTAATTATTGATAACGTGGAGATTTATAATCTAATGGGTCAATTAATTTTAAAAAGAGATTTAAAAAACACCTATTCTGTAGATATTTCTAACTTACTTACAGGAAGTTATTTAATAAAAATAAATACAGACACAGGTTTTATTACCCGTAAATTTATCAAGATGTAG
- a CDS encoding hemin-degrading factor — MDTITNNLKSQWDALKAENPHLRIRTAAEKLSVSEAELLATQTGETVTRLKPEFAAILSEIESLGKVMALTRNDECVHERKGVYLNPDFSSPFAGLFVGEDIDLRIFLSHWDKAFAVEEKSEHGNRKSLQFFGKDGLAIHKIYLTKDSNEAAFDALVKKYTSDNQSTEEAAVAVALNIDEKPDSEIDVKGFQDAWETLKDTHAFFGMLKKFGVTRTQALRLAPNETFAHKIEKDAIVKMLEGAAAQKLPIMCFVGNRGNIQIHTGLVRKTMWHNNWFNVMDPDFNLHLDMDIIAQVWVVRKPTEDGVVTAIEVFNEMGEIIVQFFGKRKPGIPELEEWRELVASL, encoded by the coding sequence ATGGATACTATAACTAATAATCTTAAATCGCAATGGGATGCCCTAAAGGCAGAAAACCCGCATCTTAGAATAAGAACCGCTGCAGAAAAGCTTAGTGTTAGCGAAGCCGAACTTTTAGCAACACAAACCGGAGAAACCGTAACAAGGTTAAAGCCAGAGTTTGCTGCAATACTTTCGGAAATTGAAAGCCTTGGCAAAGTAATGGCACTTACCCGTAATGATGAGTGCGTACATGAAAGAAAAGGTGTTTACCTTAATCCTGATTTCAGCAGCCCGTTTGCAGGCCTTTTTGTGGGAGAGGATATCGACCTGAGGATCTTCTTATCACATTGGGACAAGGCTTTTGCCGTAGAGGAAAAATCAGAACACGGTAACAGGAAAAGCCTTCAGTTTTTTGGAAAAGACGGACTTGCTATTCACAAAATATACCTGACTAAAGACAGCAATGAAGCTGCTTTTGATGCACTGGTAAAAAAATATACTTCAGACAATCAGAGTACAGAAGAAGCTGCTGTAGCTGTTGCGTTAAATATCGATGAGAAACCGGACAGCGAAATAGACGTTAAAGGTTTTCAGGATGCCTGGGAGACATTAAAAGATACTCACGCGTTCTTTGGTATGCTTAAAAAGTTTGGCGTTACCAGAACGCAGGCGTTGCGTTTAGCTCCAAATGAAACCTTCGCCCATAAGATTGAGAAAGATGCTATAGTAAAAATGCTTGAAGGTGCTGCTGCACAAAAGCTGCCTATTATGTGTTTTGTAGGGAACAGGGGTAATATCCAAATCCACACAGGGCTGGTAAGAAAAACAATGTGGCACAACAACTGGTTTAATGTTATGGACCCTGATTTTAACCTTCACCTCGATATGGATATAATTGCACAGGTATGGGTGGTAAGAAAACCAACCGAAGATGGTGTGGTTACCGCTATCGAGGTATTTAATGAAATGGGAGAAATAATTGTTCAGTTCTTTGGAAAAAGAAAACCTGGAATACCTGAATTGGAAGAATGGCGAGAACTTGTCGCTTCGTTATAA
- a CDS encoding heme ABC transporter ATP-binding protein yields MLEAYKISFAHKKNSILENIDISVKYGELLVIVGPNGAGKSTLLNLLANEAGKNEEPIFFKKKTFEEWDYRDLAYNKAKFSQNNSHDIPLSVKDVVMMGRYPYFQSNPHKKDFEAVQKAMEETDVAHLETRDYNSLSGGEKQRVHLARVLTQLDNEVLNKLVFLDEPLNNLDVLHQHRILHTIKNFTEKGNTAVMVLHDLNLAAQFADRIMLLKKGKVVAHDTPNNVFTKEIISKVYNFPCTVCPNPVNKNPLIIFGT; encoded by the coding sequence ATGCTGGAAGCCTATAAAATATCATTTGCCCATAAAAAAAATTCCATACTGGAAAACATAGATATTTCGGTAAAGTATGGCGAACTGCTTGTTATTGTTGGCCCTAACGGAGCCGGTAAATCGACTTTGCTAAATTTATTAGCAAATGAGGCCGGTAAGAATGAGGAACCCATATTCTTCAAAAAGAAAACTTTTGAAGAATGGGATTACAGAGATCTCGCGTACAATAAAGCGAAGTTCTCACAAAACAACAGTCACGATATACCCCTTTCTGTTAAGGATGTAGTTATGATGGGGCGTTATCCCTATTTTCAGTCCAATCCACACAAAAAGGACTTTGAAGCGGTACAAAAAGCTATGGAAGAAACCGACGTTGCCCATCTTGAAACAAGGGATTACAATTCGCTTTCGGGCGGGGAGAAACAGCGTGTTCACCTGGCAAGGGTATTAACACAGCTGGATAATGAAGTACTTAACAAACTGGTGTTTTTAGACGAACCATTAAACAACCTGGACGTATTGCATCAGCATCGCATATTACATACCATAAAGAATTTTACCGAAAAAGGAAATACAGCAGTTATGGTATTGCACGACCTTAACCTTGCCGCACAGTTTGCCGACAGGATAATGCTGCTTAAAAAAGGTAAGGTAGTAGCACATGACACACCAAATAACGTCTTTACAAAAGAAATAATAAGCAAAGTGTACAATTTCCCCTGTACGGTTTGCCCTAACCCGGTCAATAAAAACCCTCTTATAATTTTTGGAACATAA